In the Ilumatobacteraceae bacterium genome, one interval contains:
- the ileS gene encoding isoleucine--tRNA ligase: MNQPAYPAVTSQPNLPELERAVLDRWKREQTFRASVEQRPAGDDGDNEFVFYDGPPFANGLPHYGHLLTGYVKDAVPRYQTMRGRRVERRFGWDCHGLPAEVQAEKELGIAGHPEITEFGIDKFNDACRTSVLRYTSEWEEYVTRQARWVDFDNDYKTLDTDYMESVMWAFKSLWDKDLITEGFRVLAYCWRCETPLSNTETRMDDVYRDRQDPALTVRFRLTEGLPGGEDVPTSILAWTTTPWTLPSNLALAVGPDITYAVMEEDGQRYVLAESRLAAYERELEHATRVGEISGSELVGRTYAPMFSYFADTPNAFQVLGAEFVSTEDGTGIVHMAPGFGEDDQITANAVGIPTICPMDEHGQYTAEVVDYVGQHVFDANPAIIRRLKDEGVVVRHDSYDHSYPHCWRCAQPLVYRAISSWFVKVTEFRDRMVELNQDITWVPEHIKEGSFGKWIENARDWAISRNRFWGSPIPVWKSDDPTYPRIDVYGSIDDLQRDFGTTVTDLHRPAIDDLTRPNPDDPTGRSTMRRVPEVLDCWFESGSMPFAQVHYPFENAEWFENHYPGDFIVEYIGQTRGWFYTMHVLATALFDRPAFSSCLSHGIVLGDDGRKMSKSLSNYPDPNEMFDVHGADAMRWYLLSSPILRGADFSVTETGLRDTVRHVILPFWNAYYFLTLYSNAAGTTGTFRTDQTDVLDRYLLGELRGLVEGVTETMDVYDLFGACENVATFLDTLTNWYIRRSRDRFWAGDQDAIDTLHTALVTLCQVGAPLLPLVSEHVHDGLTGGAGSVHLTDWPAADQFPRDSDLHAGMAQVRDACSTLLSLRKAEGLRVRLPLAKAVVATPDVDLIAPHVDILRDELNVKDVELTVDVDRFGRKELMLNPKALGPRLGGQMQQVVKAHKSGDWTVEGDVATVGGVELQPGEFDFRLVSGDDGGAVATLKNAAGLVVLDTAVTPELEREGTARDLIRQIQQARREEGLDVSDRIDLTVTGPAEVVEAFEAHRELVMSETLAVSASAETGDASVRVARSTG; encoded by the coding sequence GTGAACCAGCCCGCATACCCCGCCGTGACGTCACAGCCGAACCTGCCCGAGCTCGAACGCGCCGTCCTCGACCGCTGGAAGCGTGAGCAGACGTTCCGCGCATCGGTCGAACAGCGCCCCGCGGGCGACGACGGTGACAACGAGTTCGTGTTCTACGACGGCCCCCCGTTCGCGAACGGACTGCCGCACTACGGCCATCTCCTCACGGGATACGTCAAGGACGCCGTGCCCCGCTACCAGACGATGCGCGGTCGTCGCGTCGAGCGTCGATTCGGATGGGACTGCCACGGACTGCCCGCCGAGGTCCAGGCCGAGAAGGAGCTGGGCATCGCCGGCCATCCCGAGATCACCGAGTTCGGCATCGACAAGTTCAACGATGCCTGTCGTACGAGCGTGCTGCGGTACACCTCCGAATGGGAGGAGTACGTGACCCGCCAGGCCCGCTGGGTCGACTTCGACAACGACTACAAGACGCTCGACACCGACTACATGGAGTCGGTCATGTGGGCGTTCAAGTCGCTGTGGGACAAGGACCTGATCACCGAGGGGTTCCGGGTGCTCGCGTACTGCTGGCGCTGTGAGACGCCGCTCAGCAACACCGAGACCCGGATGGACGACGTGTACCGCGATCGGCAGGACCCGGCGCTCACGGTGCGGTTCCGGCTCACCGAGGGGTTGCCGGGTGGAGAGGACGTACCGACCTCGATCCTCGCCTGGACGACGACGCCATGGACGCTGCCGTCGAACCTCGCGCTCGCCGTGGGACCCGACATCACGTACGCCGTCATGGAGGAGGACGGACAGCGGTACGTGCTCGCCGAGTCGCGCCTCGCCGCCTATGAGCGTGAGCTGGAACATGCCACCCGCGTCGGCGAGATCTCGGGTTCCGAGCTCGTCGGCCGCACCTACGCGCCGATGTTCTCGTACTTCGCCGACACGCCCAACGCCTTCCAGGTGCTCGGTGCCGAGTTCGTCTCGACCGAGGACGGCACCGGCATCGTCCACATGGCTCCCGGCTTCGGCGAGGACGACCAGATCACCGCGAACGCGGTCGGTATCCCGACCATCTGCCCGATGGACGAGCACGGCCAGTACACCGCCGAGGTCGTCGACTACGTCGGCCAGCACGTGTTCGACGCCAACCCGGCGATCATCCGCCGGCTCAAGGACGAGGGCGTCGTCGTGCGCCACGACAGCTACGACCACTCGTATCCGCACTGCTGGCGCTGCGCCCAGCCGCTGGTGTACCGGGCGATCTCGTCGTGGTTCGTCAAGGTCACCGAGTTCCGCGATCGTATGGTCGAGTTGAACCAGGACATCACCTGGGTGCCCGAACACATCAAGGAGGGCAGCTTCGGCAAGTGGATCGAGAACGCCCGCGACTGGGCGATCAGCCGCAACCGGTTCTGGGGTTCACCGATCCCGGTCTGGAAGAGCGACGACCCGACCTATCCCCGGATCGACGTGTACGGCTCGATCGACGACCTGCAACGCGATTTCGGCACGACGGTCACCGACCTGCACCGGCCGGCGATCGACGACCTGACGCGCCCGAACCCCGACGACCCCACCGGACGGTCGACCATGCGACGCGTTCCCGAGGTGCTCGACTGCTGGTTCGAGTCGGGCTCGATGCCGTTCGCCCAGGTGCACTACCCGTTCGAGAACGCCGAGTGGTTCGAGAACCACTATCCCGGTGACTTCATCGTCGAGTACATCGGTCAGACGCGCGGCTGGTTCTACACGATGCACGTGCTGGCCACGGCGCTGTTCGACCGGCCGGCGTTCTCCAGTTGCCTCAGCCACGGCATCGTGCTCGGCGACGACGGTCGCAAGATGTCGAAGTCGCTCAGCAATTACCCGGATCCGAACGAGATGTTCGACGTCCACGGGGCCGACGCGATGCGGTGGTACCTGCTGTCGTCGCCGATCCTGCGGGGGGCCGACTTCTCCGTCACCGAGACGGGGCTGCGCGACACCGTCCGCCATGTGATCCTGCCGTTCTGGAACGCGTACTACTTCCTGACGCTGTACTCGAACGCGGCCGGGACGACGGGAACGTTCCGGACCGATCAGACCGACGTTCTCGACCGCTACCTCCTCGGTGAGCTCCGCGGGCTGGTCGAGGGTGTCACGGAGACGATGGACGTCTACGACCTGTTCGGCGCGTGCGAGAACGTCGCGACGTTCCTCGACACGCTCACGAACTGGTACATCCGCCGGAGCCGTGACCGGTTCTGGGCCGGTGACCAGGACGCGATCGACACACTCCACACCGCGCTCGTCACGCTGTGCCAGGTGGGAGCACCGCTGCTCCCGCTGGTGTCCGAGCACGTGCACGACGGTCTGACCGGCGGGGCGGGCAGCGTCCACCTGACCGACTGGCCGGCCGCCGACCAGTTCCCCCGCGACAGCGATCTGCACGCCGGCATGGCGCAGGTCCGCGATGCGTGCTCGACCCTGCTGTCACTCCGCAAGGCGGAAGGGTTGCGCGTTCGGTTGCCGCTGGCCAAGGCGGTCGTCGCGACTCCCGACGTCGACCTGATCGCCCCGCACGTCGACATCCTGCGCGACGAACTGAATGTGAAGGACGTCGAGCTCACGGTCGACGTCGACCGGTTCGGCCGAAAGGAACTGATGCTCAACCCGAAGGCGCTCGGGCCACGGCTCGGCGGGCAGATGCAGCAGGTCGTGAAGGCGCACAAGTCCGGTGATTGGACGGTCGAGGGCGATGTCGCGACCGTCGGCGGGGTCGAACTGCAGCCGGGCGAGTTCGACTTCCGTCTGGTCTCGGGTGACGACGGGGGAGCGGTGGCGACGTTGAAGAACGCCGCCGGGCTCGTCGTGCTCGACACCGCCGTCACGCCCGAACTCGAGCGAGAGGGGACCGCACGCGACCTCATCCGCCAGATCCAGCAGGCGCGGCGTGAGGAGGGGCTCGACGTGAGCGATCGCATCGACCTCACCGTGACGGGTCCGGCCGAGGTGGTCGAGGCATTCGAGGCCCATCGAGAACTCGTCATGAGCGAGACGCTCGCGGTGTCGGCATCGGCCGAGACGGGCGACGCCTCGGTGCGGGTCGCTCGCAGCACCGGCTGA
- a CDS encoding DUF167 domain-containing protein — MARLVVRAQPNARRDGFSGWFGDLPRFSVRAAPVDGAANEAIERALAAALGLRRRAVRLIGGAGSRTKRFEVDGLDQDGLTALVERLNPRRIEASSHVDPHIGE, encoded by the coding sequence ATGGCCCGGCTCGTCGTTCGCGCCCAGCCGAATGCCCGGCGCGACGGCTTCAGCGGTTGGTTCGGTGACCTCCCGAGGTTCTCGGTGAGGGCGGCACCCGTCGACGGTGCGGCCAACGAGGCGATCGAGCGGGCGCTGGCCGCCGCGCTCGGTCTGCGGCGTCGGGCCGTCCGCCTGATCGGCGGCGCGGGGTCGCGCACCAAACGGTTCGAGGTCGACGGCCTCGATCAGGATGGTCTCACAGCGCTCGTCGAGCGACTGAATCCGCGTCGCATCGAAGCGTCGTCGCACGTAGACCCCCACATCGGGGAATGA
- a CDS encoding histone H1-like repetitive region-containing protein, producing the protein MAVAKKKSSAKQAAAKQKTTKKTSSAKKSAPTKKTTAKKAAAKKTTAAKAKKTTAKKTTAKKAPAKKTTAKKTTAKKTTAKKTTAKKTTAKKAPVKKTTAATKAPAKKTTAKKTTAKKTSTKKTTNATSATSTTTTPARSGTSGRARKKPAASTPRSSARKAPDTPTMSTTSAHNGSQTELPKPRFNKDGFGYTKDFDLTFVKEMHDALQAERVRLTGQAKRLEDEAHQLVEEAEMGDVQFDDEGGEGDTMVVERERDLALSAQAREAVQEIDAALLRIMAGTYGYSTVSGRPIPKERLEAIPWSTELVEEKVGGIGR; encoded by the coding sequence GTGGCTGTAGCGAAGAAGAAGTCGTCCGCGAAGCAAGCGGCCGCGAAGCAGAAGACGACCAAGAAGACGTCGTCCGCCAAGAAATCGGCTCCGACGAAGAAGACGACCGCCAAGAAGGCGGCTGCGAAGAAGACGACCGCCGCCAAGGCCAAGAAGACCACGGCGAAGAAGACCACGGCGAAGAAGGCACCGGCCAAGAAGACGACCGCCAAGAAGACGACCGCCAAGAAGACCACGGCCAAGAAGACCACGGCCAAGAAGACCACGGCCAAGAAGGCGCCGGTGAAGAAAACGACCGCCGCCACGAAGGCACCGGCCAAGAAGACGACCGCCAAGAAGACGACGGCCAAGAAGACCAGCACCAAGAAGACCACGAACGCCACATCAGCGACGTCCACGACGACGACTCCAGCCCGGTCGGGCACCTCGGGCAGAGCCCGCAAGAAACCGGCCGCATCCACCCCTCGATCATCCGCACGGAAGGCACCTGACACCCCCACCATGTCGACCACCAGCGCCCACAACGGTTCCCAGACCGAACTTCCCAAGCCTCGCTTCAACAAGGACGGCTTCGGCTACACCAAGGACTTCGACCTCACGTTCGTCAAGGAGATGCACGATGCACTGCAGGCCGAGCGGGTTCGCCTGACCGGTCAGGCGAAGCGACTCGAAGACGAAGCGCACCAACTCGTCGAAGAAGCCGAGATGGGCGACGTGCAGTTCGACGACGAAGGCGGCGAAGGCGACACCATGGTCGTCGAGCGGGAGCGTGACCTCGCGCTCAGCGCGCAGGCGCGTGAGGCCGTCCAGGAGATCGACGCAGCGTTGCTCCGCATCATGGCCGGCACCTACGGCTACTCGACGGTCTCCGGCCGTCCGATCCCGAAAGAGCGGCTCGAGGCCATCCCGTGGTCCACCGAGCTGGTCGAAGAGAAGGTCGGCGGCATCGGCCGCTGA
- the lspA gene encoding signal peptidase II yields the protein MNRFEGARLAWAPVALFVIVADQLTKHWAVNELVDRDIDVFWTLRFNLSYNTGMAFSRGQNMGPIIGVVALVVVVVLLLSIKRQPGRLTDVAVGMIVGGAIGNVIDRLFRQEAWLRGGVVDFIDFQWFPIFNIADIGVTVGGALLVLASWMVGRADASEPDRTVDAHE from the coding sequence ATGAACCGCTTCGAAGGCGCGCGCCTCGCCTGGGCACCGGTCGCCCTGTTCGTGATCGTCGCCGACCAGCTGACGAAGCACTGGGCCGTCAACGAACTCGTCGATCGCGACATCGACGTGTTCTGGACCCTCCGGTTCAACCTGTCGTACAACACCGGTATGGCGTTCAGCCGCGGACAGAACATGGGGCCGATCATCGGCGTCGTGGCGCTCGTGGTCGTCGTGGTACTCCTGCTCAGCATCAAACGCCAGCCCGGTCGACTCACCGACGTCGCCGTCGGGATGATCGTCGGTGGTGCGATCGGCAACGTCATCGACCGGCTGTTCCGCCAGGAAGCATGGCTCCGCGGCGGCGTGGTCGACTTCATCGACTTCCAATGGTTCCCGATCTTCAACATCGCCGACATCGGGGTCACCGTCGGGGGAGCGCTGCTCGTGCTGGCATCCTGGATGGTCGGCCGTGCCGATGCGAGCGAACCCGACAGAACGGTGGATGCCCATGAGTAG
- a CDS encoding RluA family pseudouridine synthase yields the protein MSSEIVEAVPSALDGERLDRIVALLLDVSRSIASTVIDAGGATVDGETAPSGKIRLAEGQVVTVDPDAVPVDQPPQADDSVEFGVIHEDDSIVVIDKPAGLVVHPGAGNDTGTLANGLLARYPEVVDVGERIRPGIVHRLDAGSSGLLVVARTQDAADALIEQFADHSATRAYLALVWGHPASPHGVIDAPIGRSRRDPLRMAVVADGRWARTEYQVLERFDSPAELALLECRLETGRTHQIRVHLSSINHPLVGDPTYGQRRPKLQVERPFLHAAELSFVHPATGEQVTYRSELAADLSERLSTLRRVDPDA from the coding sequence ATGAGTAGCGAGATCGTCGAAGCGGTGCCGTCGGCACTCGACGGCGAACGACTCGACCGGATCGTCGCGCTGCTGCTCGACGTGAGTCGATCGATCGCGTCGACGGTGATCGACGCCGGCGGAGCCACCGTCGACGGTGAGACCGCCCCGTCGGGCAAGATCCGCCTCGCCGAGGGGCAGGTGGTCACGGTCGACCCCGACGCCGTGCCCGTCGACCAACCGCCGCAGGCCGACGACTCCGTCGAGTTCGGCGTCATCCACGAAGACGACTCGATCGTCGTCATCGACAAGCCGGCCGGTCTGGTCGTCCATCCCGGGGCCGGCAACGACACCGGTACGCTCGCCAACGGCCTGCTGGCCCGGTACCCGGAGGTCGTCGACGTCGGCGAACGGATCCGACCCGGCATCGTGCACCGTCTCGATGCCGGCAGCTCCGGTCTGCTCGTCGTCGCCCGTACCCAGGACGCCGCCGACGCGCTGATCGAACAGTTCGCCGACCACTCGGCCACCCGGGCCTACCTCGCGCTCGTCTGGGGGCACCCGGCGTCACCCCACGGGGTGATCGACGCGCCGATCGGTCGTTCGCGGCGCGACCCGCTGCGGATGGCGGTCGTCGCCGACGGTCGCTGGGCCCGCACCGAGTACCAGGTCCTCGAACGGTTCGACAGCCCGGCCGAGCTCGCCTTGCTCGAATGTCGGCTCGAGACCGGGCGGACCCATCAGATCAGGGTGCACCTCAGCTCGATCAACCACCCCCTCGTCGGCGATCCGACGTACGGCCAACGGCGGCCGAAACTCCAGGTCGAGCGACCGTTCCTGCACGCTGCGGAGCTGTCGTTCGTGCACCCGGCGACCGGCGAACAGGTGACGTACCGGAGCGAACTCGCCGCCGACCTGTCGGAACGGCTCAGCACCCTTCGTCGCGTCGATCCCGACGCCTGA
- a CDS encoding Rrf2 family transcriptional regulator, whose product MRVSTRGDYACRALLSLALRESESGPTSVRDIAERTGLPQPYLEQILLALKGAGLVRSKRGVGGGYVLARQPEEILLSEILSAVDGPITLGDFGQPHQDGSCDHEGQCVLLAIWNQAGEVMRRHLVGFTLASIADVARGDAPWPTVPVEP is encoded by the coding sequence GTGCGAGTGTCCACCCGAGGCGATTACGCGTGTCGAGCCCTGTTGTCGTTGGCGCTCCGAGAGAGCGAGAGTGGGCCCACGTCGGTGCGCGACATCGCCGAGCGCACCGGCCTCCCACAGCCGTACCTCGAGCAGATCCTGCTGGCGCTCAAGGGCGCCGGGCTCGTCCGGTCGAAGCGCGGTGTCGGCGGTGGCTACGTGCTGGCACGCCAGCCCGAGGAGATCCTGCTGTCCGAGATCCTCTCGGCGGTCGACGGCCCGATCACGCTCGGCGACTTCGGCCAACCCCACCAGGACGGGTCGTGCGACCACGAGGGCCAGTGCGTCCTCCTGGCGATCTGGAACCAGGCGGGCGAGGTCATGCGTCGCCACCTCGTCGGATTCACCCTGGCGTCGATCGCCGACGTCGCGCGCGGCGACGCGCCGTGGCCGACCGTGCCCGTCGAGCCCTGA
- a CDS encoding alkaline phosphatase family protein, translating into MTEIDDQPIVPDYGGANVRGIVPALLGPQSWSTSLPSWMPEVVSHANQVVMLVLDGLGWDQLRERPDVAPTLSSLGGERITTVAPTTTATALSSIATGLTPGEHGLIGYRIVLGGEVMNVLRWAVDGDNRRRSNVPRDIQRFPAFLGETVPIISPTELADSAFTEAHLRGGRSVGYRAPSSICVSVAEQLAAGERFVYAYYAGVDKIAHERGFGPYYDAELRTADRLVGDILDALPPGAALLITADHGQVQVADNIVKPTDDLLSHVAMQSGEGRFRWLHAHRGATDDLLDAATEEFGDTGWVRSREQLIADGWFGPTVAPQVAQRLGDVALVARDDVSYHDPDDGGPFELVCRHGSMTSAEVYVPLLAGMPR; encoded by the coding sequence GTGACCGAGATCGACGACCAGCCCATCGTGCCCGACTACGGCGGCGCGAACGTGCGCGGCATCGTGCCGGCGCTGCTCGGGCCGCAGTCGTGGAGCACGTCGCTGCCGAGCTGGATGCCCGAGGTGGTCTCCCACGCGAACCAGGTGGTGATGCTCGTCCTCGACGGACTCGGCTGGGATCAACTCCGGGAGCGACCCGACGTCGCACCGACGCTGTCGTCGCTCGGCGGTGAGCGGATCACGACGGTCGCGCCGACTACCACGGCGACCGCGCTCAGCTCGATCGCCACCGGGCTCACACCGGGCGAGCACGGGCTGATCGGCTATCGGATCGTGCTCGGCGGCGAGGTGATGAACGTCCTGCGCTGGGCGGTCGACGGCGACAACCGCCGTCGATCCAACGTGCCACGCGACATCCAGCGTTTCCCGGCGTTCCTCGGTGAGACCGTGCCGATCATCAGCCCGACCGAACTGGCCGACTCGGCATTCACCGAGGCCCACCTGCGAGGAGGCCGCTCGGTCGGCTACCGGGCCCCGTCGTCGATCTGCGTCTCGGTCGCCGAGCAGCTGGCCGCCGGTGAACGATTCGTGTACGCGTATTACGCCGGCGTCGACAAGATCGCCCACGAGCGCGGGTTCGGGCCGTACTACGACGCCGAACTCCGCACCGCCGATCGGCTGGTCGGCGACATCCTCGACGCACTCCCGCCTGGTGCCGCGCTGCTGATCACCGCCGACCACGGCCAGGTCCAGGTCGCCGACAACATCGTCAAGCCGACCGACGATCTGCTCTCGCACGTCGCGATGCAGTCGGGTGAGGGTCGGTTCCGATGGTTGCACGCGCATCGTGGTGCGACCGACGACCTGCTCGACGCGGCGACCGAGGAGTTCGGTGACACGGGCTGGGTGCGTTCACGTGAGCAGTTGATCGCCGACGGGTGGTTCGGACCCACCGTGGCGCCCCAGGTGGCCCAGCGGCTCGGTGACGTGGCACTCGTGGCACGCGACGACGTCAGTTACCACGATCCCGACGACGGTGGGCCGTTCGAGCTGGTGTGCCGGCACGGGTCGATGACGTCGGCCGAGGTGTACGTTCCGCTGTTGGCGGGAATGCCTCGTTGA
- a CDS encoding bacterial proteasome activator family protein, translated as MTDTPDLMTETDAETPDADRTDDPNSVVEHGELVESDTDDQSDEPETNSVTEPAKVMRIGSMVKQLLEEVRQAPLDEASRERLAEVYERSVVELSEALSPDLQQELKMLTLPFEDGEVPSESELRVAQAQLVGWLEGLFHGIQATLFAQQLAARQQLEQMRQLPPGAQVPGMPGQPPAGGERPGTYL; from the coding sequence ATGACCGACACCCCCGACCTGATGACCGAGACCGACGCGGAGACACCAGACGCCGACCGTACCGACGATCCGAACTCCGTCGTGGAGCACGGTGAGTTGGTCGAGTCCGATACGGACGACCAGTCCGACGAGCCCGAGACGAACTCGGTGACCGAGCCCGCCAAGGTGATGCGGATCGGGTCGATGGTCAAGCAGTTGCTCGAGGAGGTCCGGCAGGCCCCGCTCGACGAGGCGAGCCGGGAGCGGTTGGCCGAGGTGTACGAGCGATCGGTCGTCGAGTTGTCCGAGGCGCTGTCGCCCGATCTGCAGCAGGAACTCAAGATGCTGACGCTGCCGTTCGAGGACGGCGAAGTTCCGAGCGAGAGTGAACTGCGCGTTGCCCAGGCACAACTCGTCGGCTGGCTCGAAGGCTTGTTCCACGGCATCCAGGCCACGCTGTTCGCGCAGCAGTTGGCCGCACGACAGCAGCTCGAGCAGATGCGGCAACTCCCGCCAGGGGCCCAGGTGCCGGGCATGCCCGGGCAACCTCCGGCCGGTGGCGAGCGCCCTGGCACCTACCTCTGA
- a CDS encoding DUF72 domain-containing protein produces the protein MTRPDADHGTNQTLRVGCAMWAHPPWVGRYLSPGRKGDELAEYATWCNAVEGNTTFYAEPAASTVVRWAAQAPPDFRFAFKVPRTVTHDRRLRPESHGDVASFLRTVAPLGDRVGPVQLQLPPSFGPESIDVLARFVVGLPTTHRWVVELRHGRFFDGGPAHRQVDEILRSAGVGRVVLDTRPLYAEPAATEAAVEERRTKPRLPVVTGLMGDDPVVRVIGGDDVESNFAGLAAWKTDVVRWLDEGRRPFVFAHQPQNLFSPALARRFHAAVRELRPDVEPLAEPITVAEAGEVTGQAPLF, from the coding sequence ATGACCCGGCCGGACGCCGACCACGGCACGAACCAGACGTTGCGGGTGGGGTGCGCGATGTGGGCGCACCCGCCGTGGGTGGGGCGGTACCTCTCCCCTGGTCGCAAGGGCGATGAACTCGCCGAGTACGCCACGTGGTGCAACGCGGTGGAGGGCAACACGACGTTCTACGCCGAACCCGCCGCGTCGACCGTGGTCCGCTGGGCGGCGCAGGCGCCGCCGGACTTCCGGTTCGCCTTCAAGGTGCCTCGAACGGTCACCCACGACCGCAGGCTCAGGCCGGAGTCACATGGGGACGTAGCCTCGTTCCTGCGAACCGTCGCACCGCTCGGCGACCGGGTCGGCCCCGTACAGCTGCAGCTGCCGCCGTCGTTCGGTCCGGAATCGATCGATGTGCTCGCCCGGTTCGTGGTCGGACTCCCCACGACGCACCGGTGGGTGGTCGAACTCCGTCACGGGCGATTCTTCGACGGCGGCCCGGCGCACCGGCAGGTCGACGAGATCCTGCGCAGCGCCGGCGTCGGTCGGGTCGTCCTCGACACCCGTCCGCTGTACGCGGAGCCGGCGGCCACCGAGGCCGCGGTCGAGGAGCGACGGACGAAGCCACGCCTGCCCGTCGTGACCGGCCTGATGGGCGACGATCCCGTGGTACGTGTCATCGGCGGCGACGACGTCGAATCGAACTTCGCCGGGCTCGCAGCGTGGAAGACCGACGTGGTGCGGTGGCTCGACGAGGGGCGACGACCGTTCGTCTTCGCCCATCAGCCTCAGAACCTGTTCTCACCGGCACTCGCGCGCCGGTTCCACGCCGCGGTGCGTGAACTCCGTCCGGACGTGGAACCACTCGCCGAACCGATCACCGTCGCCGAAGCCGGTGAGGTCACCGGTCAGGCACCGCTGTTCTGA
- a CDS encoding isochorismatase family cysteine hydrolase, with product MLHEWHIERREIERHLARRGSEHAFAEIVASRTALVVVDLVPFFTQSNPYAAGVIPNVNALARSVRSGGGVVAWIVPSATEPNAARRALYGSDVADRYRRSGGDGEVFDRLDPDLAQREGDLGLEKDGASAFFPGSCELHDELRRRSIDTVLIAGTVADVCCASSARDALEHGYRVVMVADANAANRDADLNATLHTIYRSFGDVRSTADLVGTLSG from the coding sequence ATGCTCCACGAGTGGCACATCGAGCGACGCGAGATCGAACGTCACCTCGCTCGACGGGGGTCCGAGCATGCGTTCGCCGAGATCGTGGCGTCTCGTACCGCATTGGTCGTCGTCGATCTCGTGCCGTTCTTCACGCAGTCGAACCCGTACGCCGCCGGTGTCATCCCGAACGTGAACGCGCTGGCTCGCTCTGTGCGCTCCGGTGGCGGTGTGGTCGCTTGGATCGTGCCGTCCGCCACCGAGCCGAACGCCGCCCGTCGGGCGCTGTACGGCAGTGATGTCGCCGACCGGTACCGGCGCTCCGGAGGAGACGGCGAGGTGTTCGACCGACTGGACCCGGACCTCGCCCAGCGCGAGGGCGACCTGGGCCTGGAGAAGGACGGTGCGAGTGCGTTCTTCCCAGGATCCTGCGAGTTGCACGACGAATTGCGTCGCCGAAGCATCGACACGGTGCTCATCGCCGGGACCGTCGCCGATGTCTGCTGTGCCTCGTCGGCCCGTGATGCGCTCGAGCACGGCTACCGGGTCGTGATGGTCGCCGACGCCAATGCGGCCAACCGCGACGCCGACCTGAACGCGACGCTGCATACGATCTATCGCAGCTTCGGCGACGTGCGGTCGACCGCCGATCTCGTCGGCACGTTGAGCGGCTGA